The following are from one region of the Deltaproteobacteria bacterium HGW-Deltaproteobacteria-6 genome:
- a CDS encoding acetyl-CoA acetyltransferase, whose product MASENIPVIIGAGQLTKKEAAPVICGSPVDLMAEAVTVAAEDGGLTMQCLQKADLLITTSLFSDDGIINPPGSVADKLSLPDARCMVSGFGGIMPHAMLHHAMKSVAENKAGLVILTGAEAQYNMQQAKNSGTFTGWNVTSGRPGLPPLTALGLFDGACETEHIHGLSLPSTCYPMFENALRRRYGRTIADHTRKLGELMSRFSLVAAKNPLAWFQESFTPEEIITVSDLNRNTAFPYTKRMNAMLGVNQAAALIVTSEAQARKMGIDRSKWVYVHGYAEASDHWHILEREAYGFSPAIEIVGRSALAQAGVTIEDIDFFDLYSCFPVAVQVTRDMLGIAENDPRPLTVTGGLPYFGGPGNNYVMHAMAQMVEVLRRHPGKTVLVTGNSFYMTKHSAAVCATTPPKDNAAATADTSVCQKAVDLRPKHEIDPQPEGRGTVETFTVIYDRNNLPGKGVVIGKKENGKRFAAFTPSDPSLFSAMEKEDFCGITGMVASRDKVNVFNPD is encoded by the coding sequence ATGGCTTCTGAAAACATCCCCGTAATTATCGGTGCAGGTCAGCTGACAAAAAAGGAAGCGGCGCCTGTGATCTGCGGTTCGCCTGTGGACCTGATGGCCGAGGCCGTCACAGTTGCGGCAGAAGACGGCGGTTTGACGATGCAATGCCTTCAAAAGGCCGACCTGCTCATTACCACGTCGCTTTTTTCCGATGACGGGATTATCAACCCACCGGGCTCCGTGGCCGATAAACTGAGTCTTCCCGATGCACGGTGCATGGTTTCCGGATTTGGCGGCATCATGCCGCACGCCATGCTGCACCATGCCATGAAGTCTGTCGCCGAAAACAAAGCCGGTCTGGTGATTCTGACCGGGGCCGAGGCTCAGTACAATATGCAGCAGGCGAAAAATTCCGGGACATTTACCGGCTGGAACGTAACATCCGGGCGCCCCGGCCTTCCCCCGCTGACTGCTCTGGGGCTCTTTGACGGAGCCTGCGAAACAGAACACATCCACGGACTTTCGCTTCCCTCAACATGCTATCCCATGTTTGAAAACGCCCTGCGAAGGCGTTATGGGCGCACGATTGCGGATCATACCCGCAAGCTGGGCGAGCTGATGAGCCGCTTTTCACTCGTCGCGGCCAAAAACCCCTTGGCCTGGTTTCAGGAATCGTTCACGCCCGAAGAAATCATCACCGTTTCGGATCTCAACCGCAACACGGCTTTCCCTTATACCAAGCGCATGAATGCCATGCTGGGGGTCAACCAGGCCGCCGCCCTCATCGTCACATCGGAGGCGCAGGCCCGGAAGATGGGCATTGACCGGTCCAAATGGGTGTATGTGCACGGCTATGCCGAAGCCTCGGATCACTGGCATATCCTGGAAAGAGAGGCCTACGGTTTTTCCCCGGCTATTGAAATCGTCGGCCGGTCTGCCCTTGCGCAGGCCGGCGTGACCATTGAAGACATTGATTTCTTCGATCTGTACAGCTGCTTTCCGGTTGCCGTCCAGGTGACGCGCGACATGCTGGGCATTGCCGAAAACGATCCCCGGCCGCTCACCGTTACCGGAGGGCTTCCCTATTTCGGAGGACCGGGCAACAACTACGTCATGCACGCCATGGCGCAAATGGTTGAGGTGCTGCGCCGTCATCCCGGCAAGACGGTCCTGGTCACCGGTAATTCTTTTTACATGACCAAGCACTCGGCGGCCGTGTGCGCCACCACGCCTCCCAAAGACAATGCGGCGGCTACAGCCGATACAAGCGTTTGCCAGAAAGCCGTTGACCTGCGGCCCAAACACGAGATTGATCCGCAGCCCGAGGGGCGGGGAACAGTGGAAACCTTTACCGTGATTTATGACCGGAATAATTTACCGGGCAAGGGTGTTGTCATCGGAAAAAAAGAAAACGGAAAACGCTTTGCGGCTTTTACGCCATCCGACCCATCGCTGTTTTCAGCAATGGAAAAGGAAGACTTTTGCGGCATCACGGGCATGGTTGCTTCCAGAGACAAGGTCAACGTCTTCAACCCCGATTGA
- a CDS encoding transcriptional regulator: protein MAMTEKTRKSKNSKETERMARISSAFKALSNETRLAVFENIRLGQCKESLDEKNRPSVCCVASNFDISLSTISHHLKELRNAKLIDCERKGQSIFCQPNEDTVKMMIEYLTSVMKK from the coding sequence ATGGCTATGACGGAAAAAACAAGAAAATCGAAGAACAGTAAAGAGACGGAACGTATGGCCCGCATATCTTCCGCCTTTAAGGCCCTGTCCAATGAAACACGCCTGGCGGTTTTTGAGAATATCCGTCTTGGCCAATGCAAGGAGTCACTGGATGAAAAAAACCGGCCATCCGTATGCTGTGTCGCGAGTAATTTTGACATATCCCTTTCCACAATTTCCCACCATCTGAAAGAACTGCGCAATGCCAAACTCATTGACTGCGAAAGAAAAGGCCAGTCCATTTTTTGTCAGCCCAATGAAGACACCGTTAAGATGATGATTGAATATCTCACGTCTGTTATGAAGAAATAG